The sequence gttgggtgtgacggtgtggggggctttgctggtgacactgttggatgtgatggtgtggggggctgtgctggtgacactgttgggtgtgatggtgtgggggggctgtgctggtgacactgttgagtgtgatggtgtgggggggggctgtgctggtgacactggtgggagtgatggtgtgggggactgtgctagtgacactgttgggtgtgatggtgtgggtggctttgctggtgacactgttgggtgtgatggtgtggggagctgtgctggtgacactgttgtgtgtgatggtgtggggggctttgctggtgacactgttgggtgtgatggtgtagggggctttgctggtgacactgttgggtgtgatggtgtggggggctgtgttgatgacactgttgggtgtgatggtgtggggggctgtgctggtgacactgttgggtgtgatggtgtggggggctgtgctggtgacactgttggatgtgagggtgtggggggctttgctggtgacactggtgggtgtgatggtgtggggggctttgctggtgacactgttgggtgtgagggtgtggggggctttgctggtgacactgttgggtgtgagggtgtggggggctttgctggtgacactgttgaatggtatggtgtggggggctgtgctggtgacactgttggatgtgagggtgtggggggctttgctggtgacactgttgggtgtgatggtgtggggggctttgctggtgacactgttgaatggtatggtgtggggggctgtgctggtgacactgttggatgtgatggtgtggggggctgttctggtgacactgttggatgtgagggtgtggggggctttgctggtgacattgttgggtgtgatggtgtggggggcattgctggtgacactgttgggtgtgatggtgtgggaggcattgctggtgacactgttgggtgtgagggtgggggggctttgctggtgacactggtgggtgtgatggtgtggggggctttgctgatgacactgttgggtgtgatggtgttgggggctgtgctggtgacactgttgggtgtgggggctttgctggtgacactgttgggtgtgacagtgtggggggctttgctggtgacactgttgggtgtgatggtgtggggggctgtgctggtgacactgttgggtgtgatggtgtggggggctgtgctggtgacactgttgggtgtgatggtgtggtggAGCTGTGCTGGtgtcactgttgggtgtgatggtgtggggggctgtgctggtgtcactgttgggtgtgatggtgtggggagctgtgctggtgacactgttgggtgtgatggtgtggggggggctgtgctggtgacactgttgggtgtgatggtgtggggggctttgctggtgacactgttgaatggtatggtgtggggggctgtgctggtaacACTGTGggatgtgatggtgtggggggctttgctggtgacactggtgtgtgtgatggtttggggggctttgctggtgacactgttgtgtgtgagggtgtggggggctttgctggtgacactgttgaatggtatggtgtggggggctgtgctggtgacactgttggatgtgagggtgtggggggctttgctggtgacactgttgggtgtgatggtgtggggggctttgctggtgacactgttgggtgtgatggtgtgtgggctttgcaggtgacactgttgggtgtgacagtgtggggggctttgctggtgacactgttggatgtgatggtgtggggggctgtgctggtgacactgttgggtgtgatggtgtgggggggctgtgctggtgacactgttgagtgtgatggtgtggggggggggctgtgctggtgacactggtgggagtgatggtgtgggggactgtgctagtgacactgttgggtgtgatggtgtgggtggCTTTGCTGgtaacactgttgggtgtgatggtgtggggagctgtgctggtgacactgttgtgtgtgatggtgtggggggctttgctggtgacactgttgggtgtgatggtgtagggggctttgctggtgacactgttgggtgtgatggtgtagggggCTGTGTtgatgacactgttgggtgtgatggtgtggggggctgtgctggtgacactgttgggtgtgatggtgtggggggctgtgctggtgacactgttggatgtgagggtgtggggggctttgctggtgacactggtgggtgtgatggtgtggggggctttgctggtgacactgttgggtgtgagggtgtggggggctttgctggtgacactgttgggtgtgagggtgtggggggctttgctggtgacactgttgaatggtatggt comes from Engystomops pustulosus chromosome 6, aEngPut4.maternal, whole genome shotgun sequence and encodes:
- the LOC140065252 gene encoding uncharacterized protein codes for the protein MSPAKPPTPSHPTVSPEQPPTPSHPTVSPAQPPTPYHSTVSPAKPPTPSHPTVSPAKPPTPSHPTVSPAQPPTPYHSTVSPAKPPTPSHPTVSPAKPPTPSHPTVSPAKPPTPSHPPVSPAKPPTPSHPTVSPAQPPTPSHPTVSPAQPPTPSHPTVSSTQPPTPSHPTVSPAKPPTPSHPTVSPAKPPTPSHTTVSPAQLPTPSHPTGPGGCQLLRRTMWPGKETTVQNIVRARAKFLEEKVPENMSRLPLQRYHAEWSKSPPHGP